The Sedimentibacter sp. zth1 DNA segment GGATAAATAATATAATGTTTATCATATTCATAAGTAGTCGTTGAATCATCTGATGTAATCATTACTTCATGTAGTTTTTCACCTTCTCTTATTCCAACTTCTCTAAGCTCAATATCATCTCCACCTATTGCTTTTGCTAAATCAGTAATTTTAAATGAAGGTATTTTAGAAATATATGTTTCTCCACCCTTCGATTGCTCCAATGCTTTTATAACTAAATCTACTCCCTCATTAAGTGTAATCCAAAATCTAGTCATTCTTTTATCTGTTATAGGAAGACTTCTTTCTCCTGACTCAATTATATTTTTAAAATATGGTATTACTGAACCTCTGCTACCAGCTACATTACCATATCTAACTATAGAAAAAACAGTTTGTTTAGATGCTGTATATGCATTTGCTGATATAAATAACTTATCTGAAACTAATTTAGTTCCTCCATATAGGTTTATAGGATTTACAGCTTTATCTGTAGATAAAGCTACTACCTTTTTAACTTTTTGGTCTATAGCTGCATCAACGACATTTTGTGCTCCGTGAATATTTGTTTTAATTGCCTCAAAAGGGTTATATTCGCAAGTTGGTACTTGTTTCATTGCTGCAGCATGTATTACATAATCAACAGCATAAAATGCCCTTTTAACTCTATCCTTATCTCTAACATCTCCAATAAAAAATCTTATTTTTTTTGTCTTCTCTTCTCCATACTTTTCAATTAATTTATTTTTCATATTAAATTGCTTATATTCATCTCTTGAAAAAACTATAAGTCTCTCAAAATCATAATTTTCTATCAATCTTCTTGTAAAACATTGTCCAAAAGAACCTGTGCCACCTGTAATTATTATTCTTTTACCATTAAACAAAATTATCACGTCCTTTTTATTATTTTATTGGTTCAAAAAAGACGTATGAATCTTTACTTTTATTTAAGGCATCAAACAATTCTAATGCCATCTTTTTCGCACCATTTGTTGTTACAATTATAATTTCATTTGGATTATCTACTATTTTCTCAGGGTTTTGCGAAATTTTACCTGCAAAATAAACTCTTTTATATTTATCATAAACGTGTTTAAGTATAGCATTAGGACATTTTTTTCTGATATAGCTAACTGTTAATTCAGACATTTGTGTTAATCCCCATATAGAATACTCATATGGAAAATCCTTATCAATAAATTTGCTATCTATAAATTGTTTTATTGATTCAAATGCATCAACTATATATTCATTTTTTTGTCTATCTTCGTAAAACCAACTTAAATCGCAAACTTTACTATACTTATTGAAAGTATTTCTTAATCTGTCTATGGTTATATCCATAATAATTTTTTTATGTTCTTCATATTCAATCGTCTGTGGATTCCAATCTATGTCTTTAAAATTATTTATATTATATATTGGCAATAATTTATCCAACCATCCAAATCTATATGATATATACTTTTTAGCCAAAACAACCGGTATTCCAGCTGCCATACACGGTACTGAACAATGTAAAAGTGATGTTATAACTAATCTTGCATCATTTTTATATTTTTCATAATATTCCATTGCCATATATTTTGGATCTTCAATATGTTCAGCATGCATATGTGATAAATATATCGCATCCTTCTTAATATCTTCAGGTATAAATTCTAATAACTCATCGCAAACATCTACTATAAATACTTTTTCGCCATCGTTATTTTCTCGTTTTGGCAATAAAGCAGTTATACAGCCATGCAAATATGAATCTATACCATATGCTCTTACTGTCGACAATGTCCTTTCATCGCGACAACCTATTGGTTCATATTTTTTTAAGTAGCTTACTTCCTGAGGCAACAATGAATCCTTAGCTAATGTCAATCCAATAAAAACTGGTATTATATGGTCAGAAAATCTATTGCATATTCCTCCCTCAACATAATCAATCAGTGGCATAGATACAGGAAGAATTACATATTCCCCATTATAAGTACCTGTTTTATTTTTATCTATATAAATAATATCTTCCTTTGGTATTTTCATATACTCATAGATCTTATCAATAGTTATTATTTGCATGTTATCACCAAGATTGTTTACACCACGCGCATTAAATATATAATTTGCATATTTCATAAATTTCTCCCTTCAATATTGTACTTTCGAATTTTTGCTTAATATAATCCAATTTTCAGTAGTTGTAATTTTTTCATATTCAAATTTCAAATTACTAATAATATTACTATTTTTAGTCTTTATACACAAATAACCATTTTGCTTCAATAATTTATCAAATATATTTTGAAGCATAGATAAAATATTTTTATATTTTTCTATATTTCCATCAAATATTATATAATTATATTTTCCTTCTATTTTTTCAATACTATCATAACAATTGTTAAAATAATCACTTCTATCTGAAATTCCAACTAAATCCTTATAATATTCCATTTCATCTGTTACATTATATAAATATACATCTAAATTTTTAACATCTTCCTTTATCTTTTCACGAACCTTTAATGAATTACTACCCATTCCACAATTAATTCCAAGAACATCAACATGCCCTGTACAATCACATTTCAACTGTTCAAATAAATAATAATCCCAACAAAAACCCGTTCCCCATGCATCTACACCAAATGTTTTTGCAAAACTTTTTCTTCCCTCATTATAGTATTCATGTTCATTGGATTTTTTTATTTCGTCCCTTAATGTTATACTACCAAAATGATAACAGAATGAATCTTTTGCTAAAAGTAATTTATAGCCGTTTCTTCT contains these protein-coding regions:
- the pseB gene encoding UDP-N-acetylglucosamine 4,6-dehydratase (inverting), which translates into the protein MFNGKRIIITGGTGSFGQCFTRRLIENYDFERLIVFSRDEYKQFNMKNKLIEKYGEEKTKKIRFFIGDVRDKDRVKRAFYAVDYVIHAAAMKQVPTCEYNPFEAIKTNIHGAQNVVDAAIDQKVKKVVALSTDKAVNPINLYGGTKLVSDKLFISANAYTASKQTVFSIVRYGNVAGSRGSVIPYFKNIIESGERSLPITDKRMTRFWITLNEGVDLVIKALEQSKGGETYISKIPSFKITDLAKAIGGDDIELREVGIREGEKLHEVMITSDDSTTTYEYDKHYIIYPHFDWWNIENYYAKGGRLIEQGFEYNSGTNTQWLSVEQLRKLLINV
- a CDS encoding polysaccharide pyruvyl transferase family protein; translated protein: MKYANYIFNARGVNNLGDNMQIITIDKIYEYMKIPKEDIIYIDKNKTGTYNGEYVILPVSMPLIDYVEGGICNRFSDHIIPVFIGLTLAKDSLLPQEVSYLKKYEPIGCRDERTLSTVRAYGIDSYLHGCITALLPKRENNDGEKVFIVDVCDELLEFIPEDIKKDAIYLSHMHAEHIEDPKYMAMEYYEKYKNDARLVITSLLHCSVPCMAAGIPVVLAKKYISYRFGWLDKLLPIYNINNFKDIDWNPQTIEYEEHKKIIMDITIDRLRNTFNKYSKVCDLSWFYEDRQKNEYIVDAFESIKQFIDSKFIDKDFPYEYSIWGLTQMSELTVSYIRKKCPNAILKHVYDKYKRVYFAGKISQNPEKIVDNPNEIIIVTTNGAKKMALELFDALNKSKDSYVFFEPIK